The sequence CGCTCGCAGCGCCAGCTCGTGACGGGCGTCGTCGTGAACGAGCACCCTGCCGCGCGCCGCAGCGCGTACGATCGACTCCGCGCGATCCTCTTCAACTGCGTCCGCCACGGCGCGCGCAGCCAGGCCGATCGCGACCTGGCGGCCTTTCGCGCGCACCTGCGCGGCCGCATCGAGTGGTTCGCACACAGCCCCGCACGCGCCGCAAAGCTGCATGCGCTGTTCGACCGCATCGATTTCTCCGAGCCCGACGACGACCCCCCGGCCGACGGCTGACCGCGCGCGCGACCGCGACGCGGTCGCACGCGCACACCGGCCTCACCGGCCGGGGAAGACGAACCCCTCGCCGTCGCCCGCCGGATCTTCGAAGATGACCTGGTTGGGTGCACCGAAGAAGAAGTCGCCGTCGCCGTCGCCGTCGACGTCGCCGGTGCCCAGCACCTCGAGGCCGAACGCCGAGCCCGGCGCGCCCACGAACACGTGGCCACCGAAGTTCATCTTGTCGAGTTCGCGCACGATCTTCCGCGGCGTCGGTGCATCGGGGTCGGGCACGCCGGCCAGCCAGCAGTGCAGCCCAGTCTCGGGATCGATCTCGCAGATGTACTTCGGGAACGCCTTCAGACGCGGACGCACGTCGTACGGCATCGCATAGGCGAGATCGGCCCCGGTGCCGAGCAGCATGACCTTGCCGTAGTGCAGCGAGTTCGGGATCACCAGCGGCGAGGTCGTGCGCCCGTAGAGCTTGCCGCTCCAGCCTGCACCCGCGACCGAGATGCCGGTGAGGTCATCGTCGGCGGCGCCGACCCAGGTCATGTCCGCGATGTCCTCGCCCGGGCTGGTGCCGTGGAGTCCGCGGCCCGTGCCACCACCCGGCGCCGTGTCGGGCGTGCCGAGCACCAGGTACACGCGGCCGCGACGGACACGGGTCGCGCACGACGGCTGCGCGTCGCAATCGCGTGCGGGTGCGCCGATCAGGAAGTCGTCGAAGCCGTCGAGGTTCACGTCGCCGGCCGGCGCGAGATCGAAGCCGAAGTTCTCACCGGTCGACGCGCCGTGGAGGTACGCGATGTCCATCGTGGCGGGGTCGCCGTTCAGGAGGTCGTAGATCGGGTCG is a genomic window of Deltaproteobacteria bacterium containing:
- a CDS encoding FG-GAP repeat protein; translation: MQVMALMVVVQAGLPTVDVADAGAQLVGQGGDRFGYQSASGDLDGDGDLDLVVTAPHPDANGNAVYVFFGGVALDGNTTLDVTMADVAIVGDPGDETGWSVTVGDVIGDASLDLVIGSPSANSGKGSVGVFEGPLTSGSYATGDASTAVTGDVAGAYAGWSVATGDFDGDGQGELVIGACGVDSSAGAAYLLDLDQAPSSTTDASAVFQGIGLTGCSMANVGDFNDDGYEDLALGSYGTAQVLPRSYAGAVTLIYGRASFDPIYDLLNGDPATMDIAYLHGASTGENFGFDLAPAGDVNLDGFDDFLIGAPARDCDAQPSCATRVRRGRVYLVLGTPDTAPGGGTGRGLHGTSPGEDIADMTWVGAADDDLTGISVAGAGWSGKLYGRTTSPLVIPNSLHYGKVMLLGTGADLAYAMPYDVRPRLKAFPKYICEIDPETGLHCWLAGVPDPDAPTPRKIVRELDKMNFGGHVFVGAPGSAFGLEVLGTGDVDGDGDGDFFFGAPNQVIFEDPAGDGEGFVFPGR